The Pyrus communis chromosome 9, drPyrComm1.1, whole genome shotgun sequence genome has a segment encoding these proteins:
- the LOC137745412 gene encoding large ribosomal subunit protein eL20z-like: MHESSTDLVEGASMKNNTGITSLKQQYGGDHGSKEMVQLEVDGGELDLLDGMYDKPLSCFGCGIGWSSFLLGFAFPPLWYYATVLYFGNHLKDPRERPGLAASAIAALICLVIVAVALLVVFCLQ, encoded by the exons ATGCATGAGAGCAGCACAGATTTGGTAGAAGGAGCAAGCATGAAGAACAACACTGGGATCACATCGTTGAAGCAGCAATACG GTGGAGATCATGGAAGTAAAGAAATGGTGCAACTTGAAGTTGATGGAGGAGAATTAGATTTGCTTGATGGGATGTATGATAAGCCACTTTCATGCTTCGGCTGTGGCATTGGATGGTCCTC GTTTCTCTTGGGATTTGCCTTTCCACCACTATGGTATTATGCTACAGTCCTTTACTTTGGGAACCACCTTAAAGACCCCAGGGAACGACCTGGCCTTGCAGCATCTGCCATTGCA GCTTTAATTTGCTTGGTCATCGTCGCGGTTGCTCTGCTCGTTGTTTTCTGCTTGCAGTAG